The DNA segment TTTGCACCTGTTCCTGCAGCAGTGTCTTGAAATCACGCCGGTGCTTGTTATGGATCACCTTGTCGATCTCGCCAGCCAGATAGTTCAGAATAAACCGACGCGCATGCGCGAGACTGCTGTCCAGATAGTAGGCACCGATTACGGCCTCCATGGTGTCGGCCAGGATGGCTTTTTTGGTACGCCCGCCGGTTTGCTCCTCGCCCTTGCCGATCAGCAGATAGCGATCGACCTGCAGATGCAGCGCCATGCCAGCCAGGCTTTCCTCACTGACCACAAACGACTTGATGCGAGCCAGCTCGCCCTCCTGCTTCTCCGGCAGCAGCTGATACAGATACTCCGCTGTTACCAGACCGAGGACCGAGTCGCCCAGGAATTCGAGTTTTTCATTATTGCGTATAGCAGCGGGGTTTTCGTTGGCGTAAGAACGATGCGAGAAAGCCTGATTCAAGAGTTCGTACTGCTTGAAACGGATACCCGCATGTTTCAGGAAACCCTGCAGCTCTTTCTTCCGGCTGGCAGAAACCGCTGCAGGGCTGAGAACGTGCTTTTTGCTGAGCACAGTATCTTTACTGCTGGCTCTTGATGAAATCCAGCGCGTCTTTTACGGTTTCCAGCTCGTTAGCCTTCTCATCGGGAATGGTAATACCGAGTTCCTCTTCGATGGCGTATACAAGCTCATAGGTATCCAGGCTGTCAGCGCCCAGATCCTGGCGGAAAGACGATTCCGGGGTAATCTTGGATTCTTCCACCTCAAGCTTGTCGGCGATCAGCTTTTTCACTTTTTCGAACATTTCGTCCATCATCAACCTCCTACTTGGTTCGTACAATTTTCACAGCGGGGCAATGCTGCCCCGATTTCTGCTACAGGTTTTCGGGATCGATTACCTGCTTGCCCCGATAAAAACCGGAAGCAAGATCTACCCGGTGACGCCGAACCTTTTCACCTGATTCAGGGCTGGTGATCAGCGTCGGTACAGCCAGCTTGGAGTTGATCGCCTTGCGACGACGTGTCCGCGCCTTGGAATGTTTTTTCTTTGGTACAGCCATAGTTATATCCTTTCACATGGTATCGCATACGAATAGCAGACTGGAATGTAGCTTATTCCGGCAGGATTGTCAAGTCATTCGGCCAGCGACCGACAAACTGCACTGCGGGTCTCAATGAGTGTCGGTACCAAGGCGTTCCTGCAGTGCCTGCGCGACCGCCGGCGGCACCATATTCGAGACATCCCCCCCGAACCGGACCAGCTCCCGAATGGATGATGAGCGCAGCACAAAATAACGGGAATCAGTCGGGATAAAGATTGTCTCGATCCGTTCATCCAGACCCTTGTTCAGAATAGACAACTCGAATTCGTAGTTAAAGTCACCAAGCGCCCGCACACCGCGCACCATCACCTTGGCATCCAGTTCACGCGCAAAATCAACAATCAGCCCCTCCCACAGATGCACCGAGACATTCGGCAAATGAGCAGTCATTTCCTGCAGGAAACCCAGCCGCTCCTCGGCCGAAAAGGTGCAGTTCTTGGCCGGGTTCACCGCGATCACCACCGCAATCCGGTCAAATATCCGTGAGGCGCGCTCTATCAGGTTGCTGTGCCCGTAGGTAGGCGGATCGTAGGTTCCCGGTACCAGCGCACAAACCATTACAGCACCCTGCCTTCGGCGGCTTTGTCGAGTCGATCCATCAATGCTACCCCGAGACCGGTGCGGGGCGGTACCTCGGCCACAATGATGGTGCAGCCCTGTTCATCAAAATCGTGAAAGCTCCGGTACAGGTTGCGTGCATAGCTGGTAAGATCGGGGAAGGTACGCACCTTGACGCGCTCAGCTACCGGGCTTGGATCAACCAGCCCGATGTACCCGACGGTATCATTGGGGAATCGGGTTTCCAGCAGCTCTGCATCTACCTCGGCCATAAGATACACCGCCGCCCGCGGCTGATAATGGGCGTACTTCATGCCGGGAGCTTCGGGACGATCGACATTCGGTCGGTAATCGGTTGGCTTGACCACCGCTTCATCACCCAGCAGATCACGAATCATTTCATAGGTAACCGCACCAGGACGAAGTATCCTGACGCGGCCTGCATCATCAAAGCCCAGGATGGTAGATTCCAACCCGACGGTACAGTCACCGCCGTCGATGATGCCATCTACCCGGCCTTTCATATGTTCTACTGCCATCTGGAATGAGGTGGTGCTGCTGCGGCCGCTCATGTTGGCCGAGGGACCGGCAACCGGGGTACGCACTGCCTCCAGAAAGCGACGGGCAACCGGATGAGACGGGAAACGGATACCAACGGTTGGCAGTCCTGCAGTTGCGGCATCGCAAATGCGCTCGGACTTCGGCAGCACAATAGTGAGGGGGCCGGGGGAAAATGCCTCGTACAGGCGCCGAGCGGCATCCGGAAGTTCGGCAACACAGTCCTCAAGCTGTTCCAGTGAGTAGAGATGTACGATCAGCGGGTTGTCGGCGGGACGCCCCTTGGCAGCATACACCGCCTGACAGGCTGCGTGGTTCCCGGCATCGGCGCCAAGGCCGTACACGGTCTCGGTGGGAAACACCACCAGCCCGCCATCGAGCAGGATACGGGCGGCGTTGGCCACCGAGTCGGGGGTAAAATATCTTGTCTCTCGTTGTTGTAGTTCTTGCACGCCGCCATTCTATCAAAAAAGAACGATTGGCGAAAGGGGGCAATCGATCAGCAGCCGGATATCTGCTGTTTATACCTGAACAAAGATTTCCCCGTCCTCAATCCGGACCGGATAGCTTTTTACATTGCTGGTTGCCGGCAGATCCAGCACCTTGCCGGTACGCACCTCGAACCGCGATCCATGCTTGGGGCAGTACACCGAACCATCCAGGACCATGCCCTCGGACAGCTCGGAATACTCATGGGAACATACATTATCCAGGGCGTACACACCATCCTCAAGCTTGAACAGGGCAATATACTTGCGCTTGTGTCGGAATGCATGACTGCGCTGAAAATCATCGATATGTGCCGCACGAACCCATTTAGCCATTACCTACTCCATCTGCAGTCGGTCCATGACCAGCGCACGCAGCTGTTCCTGCACAAACTCCGGTGCCTGACTGGCCACCTCGTCAAAGAACCCCTCTACCAGCAGTGCCTTGGCCTCTACCGGATCAAATCCGCGTGATTCAAGGTAAAACAGGTAGCTTGGTTCGATCTTGCCGGTAGTCGAGCCGTGCGAGCACTTGACGTCGTTGTTCTTGATCTCCAGGGTCGGGATTGACTCGGCTCGCGCCCCGTCATTCAGCACCAGATTGTTATTGGTAAGATAGGCATCCGTCAGTGCAGCACCCGGCTTTACCTCGATCAGCCCCTGATATATCGAGTGCGCCTCGTCCCGGGCCGCCCCCTTGTAGAAGGTCTGACTGTTGGCGTTGCGACCGATATGGCGCTGTACGGTTCGCAGATCAAAATGCTGCTCATCCGAAGCAAAATACACCCCGTTCAGTACTACATCGGTACCAGCTGCGTGCATGTCCGCCTCGATCCGTCCCTTGACAAAATCACCGCCAAAATGGGCCTCGAAATGATGCATGCGGGCTTCCTGGTGGACATCCATTCGGCCGAAGCGCAGCATTACTGTTTCGCGATTCAGATCCTGTACCATTGCATAATCAATCGCGGCAGTTTGCGCCGAGAATCCATCGATACCGTGGCTGACCACCGTCGCGTCCTCTGCGTCCGCCGAGCGAAACCGCTCTACCACTGTTGCGCGTGCACCATCTTCTGTTACGACCACGACATGCGGTGCTCTGATAACATCCTCTCCGGAAAGCAGATGATCAATCAGAAACGGTGCCTGCACCTCGGCGAATCGCGGCAGCACCACCACCGTCATGGCATCCAGCAGGGCATAATGCCAGAACTGCGGACGCGCATCGGCGGCTGCCAGCGACTCCCGCATCGATGCGGCCACCGCACCGGCCTGCGCATCAGTCAGACAACCGCGACGAATGTCTTCGAGGGTGTACAGACAGACCCCGCGCTCGGCGAGCTCAGGATCCAGCGAGACCGTAACCGGATCGCCGTTCAGGTAGGCCACATAGCCAGACAGATCCTGCAGCGGCACGGCCGGCCCCGACATCTCGGCCAGGGCTGCTGCCGGCGCAGCTGCACCAGCCTCGGTTACCTCCGGAGGCTGCGGTGGGACCGGCGGCAGCTGATACTGCAGTCCATCCCAGTCGATAAAGCCTATATCACTGCGGCGCCACTCCTCATCTGCCGAACTGTCGGGCCACTCGGTCTTCTCGAACCCCTCCACCGCCTGCAATCGCAGCTCACTGAGCCAGACTGGCTCGTTCCGTATAGCCTGAACAAACTCACGCAGCTGCTGCGTCCCGGTATATCGTGTAACATCGGTTGTACTCATCAAAAGAAACTCCTTGCCTGGGGCGCGGTCGTCAGCCGACCGACCCCTCCATCTCCAGCTCGATCAGGCGGTTCAGTTCAACCGCATACTCCATCGGCAGCTGCTTGATCAGAGGATCAAGAAAGCCGTTCACAATCATGGTGGAGGCTTCCTCCTCGTCGAGGCCGCGACTCATGAGGTAAAACAGCTGTTCTTCGCTGATCTTGCTGACCTTGGCCTCGTGTTCAATGGAAACATCATCTGATTTGATTTCCATGTAGGGATAGGTATTACTGATCGAGTAGTCGTCAAGAATCAGTGCATCGCACTCGACATGCGAGCGGACATTCTGGAGTCCATCGTTCACCTTGAGCAGTCCGCGATAGCTGGCCGTTCCCCCATCCTTGCTGATGGATTTACTGGTTACCACCGAACTGGTGTTGTCGGCCGCATGCACCATCTTGGCACCGGTATCCTGCTCCTGATGCTTGCCGGCAAAGGCAATCGACAACACCTCGCCGTGAGCTCCCTCGCCCATCAGGTATACCGCCGGGTATTTCATCGTCCGCTTGGAACCGAGGTTCCCGTCCACCCATTCCACGGTAGCATTCTTGTGAGCCACCGCGCGCTTGGTGACCAGGTTGTATACATCGGTGGACCAGTTCTGGATGGTACTGTAGCGTACCCGGGCACCCTCCAGGGCAACAATCTCGACAACGGCGCTGTGCAGACTGTCGGTGGTGTAGATCGGGGCGGTACACCCCTCAATGTAATGAACGAAACTGTCCTTGTCGGCGATGATCAGAGTCCGTTCGAACTGACCGAAGCTCTCGGAATTAATACGGAAGTAGGCCTGCAGCGGAACATCAACCTTGACCCCCGGCGGGATGTAGACAAAGGATCCCCCGGACCATACCGCGCTGTTCAGGGCCGCAAACTTGTTGTCGTTGTAGGGAATAATGGTACCAAAGTATTTCTGCACCAGCTCGGGATACTTCAGAACCGCTTCCTCCGGGGCACAAAAGATTACCCCCTTGTCCTCCAGCTCTTTCTTGATGCTGTGGTACACGATCTCGGAGTCATACTGCGCGCCGACACCGGCAAGAAACTTCTGCTCGGCCTCGGGGATACCGATCCGGTCGTAGGTCTTTTTTATGTCCTCGGGAAGATCTTCCCAGCTGCGCTTTGATTCTTCGGTGGGTTTTGCGTAGTAATAGATCTCATCGAAATCGATATCCGACAGATCCCCGCCCCAGTTCGGCATGGGCTTGTTGTTGAAGGCCTGCAGCGACTGCAGCCGAAACTGGAGCATCCAGTCCGGCTCGTTCTTGTGCTGCGAGATTGCACGCACAACCGCTTCGTTCAAGCCCTTGGCTGGCTTGAAGACCGACTGGTCGGGATACGAAAAGCCGTGCTTGTACTCGCCCAAATCTATATTCTGCGGTGCGTCGCTCATACTTCCTCCTTGATCCCGTACTGCTGCTTGACCCAGTCATAGCCCTTTTCTTCCAGGGTAGTAACCAGATCCTCGCCGCCCGAGGTCACAATCCGGCCCTGGTACATGATATGCACATAATCCGGACGGATGTAGTTCAGAATTCGCTGGTAATGGGTAATGATCAGGGCGCCGAAGTTGCCGTCGCGCAATTTGTTGACACCCTTGGAGACAATCTGCAGGGCGTCAATATCCAGCCCCGAGTCGGTTTCATCCAGCACCGCAAAATCCGGCTGCATCAGCATCATCTGCATGATCTCCATGCGCTTCTTCTCACCGCCGGAGAATCCCTGATTCAGATAGCGGTTGATAAACTGCTGATCGATATCCAGGAACTCCATGGCTGCCCGCAGCTCCTTGATGTACTCCTTGGCAGTAATCTCCTGACCGATCGCTTCGCGGCGGATTTCGACCGCCCGTTTGAGAAACCGCCCGACGGTAACCCCCGGAATCTCGACCGGATACTGGAATGCCAGAAACAGACCCAGGCGGGCACGCTCGTGCGGTTCCATATCGAGAATGTTCTGACCATCTACCAGGACTTCACCACCAGTCACTTCATAACTGGGATTCCCGAATATGATATTGGACAGGGTGCTCTTGCCCGAACCGTTCGGCCCCATCAGGGCGTGTATCTTGCCGCTTTCCAGCTCCAGGTTAATCCCGTTCAGAATCGGGGTATCTTCAATACGTGCGGTTAAATCTCGAATTTCAATCTTCATGTTTTTCTCCTGTGTCGTTAGTTAAATCGGGTATCCCAGCTCCAGGCGAGCTTCCTCGCTCAGAAACTCGATGCTCCAGGGCGGATTCCAGACCAGCTCGGCCACAATCTCTACCCCCTCGCCGGCAGCCTGCTGCAGGCTGTTGGTAATATCTGCCATGATGGTGTCGGCCAGCGGGCATCCCGGAGATGTCAAGGTAAAATCAACCTCGATACTGTTCTCCTTGGGCTCTACCCGATATACCAGACCAACATCCACAATATTTATACCTATTTCCGGATCCACCACCTCTCGCAGTGCATCCAGACATTCCGCCTTGGAAATCATGCCGCCTCCCTCGCATATGGCTTGCGCTATATATTACTAAAATGCTGTTCTTATGAAAAGGCTCCCGCGAAAAAAACTCTCGCGGCACCGTCTTGCAGGCTGTCGCGCCGTAATCCTGAACTGTGCTACAATATACGGATGGAGTCAGTTATTGTCCAGGCACATCCGGATCCCGACAGCTTTTGTGCGGCTTGCGCTACCGCAGTTGCCCGCAGCCCCGGGCTGGGACCGACAATCAGTACCATCGATCTGTACGCCGACGATTTCTGCCCGGTATTACTGCTGGACGAACTGCGACGTCGCTATCCATGGGAACCCCTCACCCAGGGATATATCAGGCAGCTCACATCGGCTGGTCTGATAGTTTTCGTATACCCGGAATGGTGGGGCAGTCCACCAGCCATACTCAAGGGAATGCTGGACCGGGTACTGCGCCCGGAGATTGCCTATCGCTTCGAGGAAGGACGGAACGGTAAAACTCACCCCGTCGGGTTGTGGCAAGACAAGATACTGCTGCCGGTTATCACCACCGACAGCGAGGCCGATCAGGCGCAAATCCGGGCCGGTCTGCTCTGGCGTTCCGCAGCTGACTTCTGCGGTGCCCGTCTGGCAGATGTAATCGTGTTTGGACCGGTATACAGCTCCAGCAACCGGCAGCGTCGTCAGTTTCTGGACAGGCTCCCGCAGCTGGTATCAGGATACTGCCAACCTCCGAAAACTAACGCTACTGAGTGAACCGGCCGATACAATATCATGCGCATCCTCCTGCAATTCGCAGCGTCATTGCTCTGGCCACCGGGCAGCCTGATTATCCTGTTAATTCTCTGCAGCCTGCTGGCATTGCGGCTGCGCAGACGATCTGTACCGGCAGTATTGCTGGGAATAGCTGCCCTGCTGATCTATCTGTTGTCGATAGAACCGACAGCCCATGGCATGCTGCGCAATCTGGAGTCCCGCTCCCCGGGGATTGATCTGACCACCAGTGAAACCGCATCTGCCATCAGCATGCGTGAACCCGGCACCGGGGGAGCCCCGGCACCAGTTATCGTGGTTCTGGGTGCCGACATGCAGCCCGGCAGTCCGGACGGAGTGGCACTGGGGTCAACCTCACTGACCAGATCAGCCGGGGGGCTGCTCCTGCACCGACAGACAGGAGCGCGTATCATTGCCGCCGGCGGTCCTGCCGGCATTCCATGGGGCTCCGGCAGCACTGCCATCGGCACCAACAGCCAGAACAGGGAAAATCACTCTACCGACACACCGGCCGAGGCAATTGCCGCCTGGCTTGCTGCCGCCGGCATAGCCAGAGACAGGATAACAACCGAGGGCAGCAGCCGGACCACTGCCGAGGCAGCCCGGAATATCATGCAGCTGCTGGCCGCGGATTCCCCGCCAGTTATGCTGGTTACCAGTGCCTACCACATGCCGCGTGCACTGTACAGCTTTCGTGAATATCAGGCCCCGATAGTGCCGGTACCGGTAGACTACCGTGCCAACCGGACACCGATCGGCCTCCAGTCATTCCTTCCTGATCTGGCGCATCTGCATAACAGCACAACGGCGCTGCGTGAGTTCGCAATTCTGGCGGCCTATGCCGTCGGGTTCTGGCTGTAGCGCAACGAGGCGCCGGTTGTAGCACAACGAGGCGCCGGCCAACAGCCCGCGCATCAGCTCATCTCCAGCCTCCTGAGCCTTCTGCCAAGGGCATGAATCGAGATATCCAGCATCTGCGCGGTGCGCGACTTGTTATGCTGGCAGCGTTTCAGGGCTTCTGCCAGCAGTGAACGCTCGAATTCCTCAACCATCCCGATCTCAAGCTGATCAACCTCAGCCAGCTGCCGGGGCAGTATCTCGGTCTGGAACCGCTGGGCAGACAGCCCCTCTGCCGAATTGGGTTGCACTGTCGGGTCGGTTTCCTGGCTGTCGGGTGATCGATCCAGGGGTGCCAGCGCTGAACGGAAACCCGGCCCGGAAGAACGCGCCTCGGACGGCAGCGAAAGGACATCTGCCTCCAGCAGCGGCCCATCACTGAGGATCATGGCCCGTTCGACCATGCCGCGCAGCTCGCGCACGTTACCGGGAAAGTCATAACGGCTCAGCTTCTGGAGCGCATCGGCGCTGATACCACGTATCTGCTTGCGGAAACGGGGGTTGAAATCGCTGATAAAATGGCTGATCAACTCCTGCAGATCCGCCAGGCGTTCCCTGAGCGGAGGAATGCGGATTTCCAGGGTGTTAATCCGGTAATACAGATCCCCACGGAATGCCTTGTCGCTGATCATGCGAGGCAGATCCTGATTGGTGGCAGCTATAACCCGCAGATTCACCGGCACCTCCCGGGTGCCGCCGACACGCTTTACCCGCCGATCCTCCAGTACCCGCAGCAGTTTGGTCTGCGCAGCAAGCGGCATGTCTCCTATCTCATCCAGAAACAGGGTCCCTCCCTCAGCTGCCTCGAAATACCCTGCCCTGTCCTCGATGGCACCGGTAAAAGCCCCCTTGCGATGGCCAAAAAATTCGCTCTCGATCAAGGTATCCGGAATGGCCGAGCAGTTTACCGGAACATAGGGGCGAGAAGCCCGCGGACTGGCATGATGCAGCACCCGTGCAACCAGTTCCTTGCCACTGCCGCTTTCGCCGGTTATCAGTACCGATGTATCAGCCGAGGCTGCAGCCTTCAGGGTAGTATCGATCACCCCCTGAATTGCCTCGCTGCTGCCAACGATATCGGCAATACTCCGCTGCAGGTCGGTACTGACCGCATCAAAACGCCGCTCCAGATGGCGCAGCTTGGTCTGCAGCGACAGAAAACGCTCGGTACGCTCAATAGCCGTCCTGATCTCAAGCAAACGGATCGGCTTGTGGAAAAAATCGAATGCGCCACGCTTCATGCACTGCAGCACGGTGTCACTGTCACCATGACCGGTAATCATGATGACCTCGGTAGCCGGGTGCAGCTGCTTGACATCCTGCAGCACCTCGACGCCATCCTTCTCCGGGAGTTTGATATCCAGAATCATGATATCAATCTCGTGCTGCTGTAAAAGCTCCATGGCACGCGACGGGCGATCGGCCTCGTACACGGAATAGCCCACATTCGTCAGAAATTCGTTTACCTCGGTACGGATGATATCCTCATCGTCAAGAATAAGTACATTTAACATTATGCCTCCAGTCCCGGCAGAAAGATTCTGGCGGTAGTACCGCTGCCGGCGGTACTGTCAAACTCGATACGGCCGCCCATTTCGCGAACAATCCCGTACGCTACCGAAAGCCCCAGACCGGTTCCCTTGTCTACCGGCTTGGTGGTGAAAAACGGATTGAAAACCTGAGCAAGCTGATCCTCCGGTATCCCAACCCCGTTATCACTGATGGTGATCTGCACCCATGAACCAGGTTCCGCCGACCTCGCGGCAGCACCCGCTCCCGGCACATCAGCGCTGTGCTCCCGGGCGTGAGCGGCGGCAGGGTCCTCCGGCTCGAGCGGAGGGGCTTCGAATGGTGAACCGCCGGGCACAGCCTCGATTTGTAAGCTTATTACCGGGCGGTGCTCGGGGAACAGCCTGCAGCGCTCCTGCACCGCATCCCGGGCATTCGTGAGCAGATTCAGGACTACCTGCTCCAGGCGGTAGAGGTTCCCGCATACCATAGGCACAGCAGAAAACCCGGTCTGCAGTTCTATCCCATGCCCGCGATACTGCGAGGTTACCAGCGACAATGCATTGCGCACCGCCTCCTCGACCTGGAAGGGGGCGACATGTTCCTGCAGCTGTTCCCGGGAGAAGGTCCGCACATGCTCGATGATCGAGCGAATCCGGTCCACATAGTCATGAATATGCTCGGTTTTTTCCTGTACATACTCAGGCCCAAGCTGCTTTCCGGGTATCTGCCCGGAGGCCAGAAACTGAAGATTGTCAGCAGCCATTGAGATCCCGGTCAGCGGCTGATTGATTTCATGCGCCATACCGGCAGAGAGTTCGCCGAGCGCTGCCAGCTTTTCTGCCTGAATCAGCAGCTGTTCCTTCTGGTGGCTTTCATGCTCAGCCCGCTTTATCTCGGTTACATCCTGTACGATCGCCACGATAAAGTCCGGCCTTCCTTGACGTGACTCCACCTCCACACCGCCTCCGCGCAGGACTGCATAGCGTTCCTCGCCGTTGCGGCGCAGGTAGCGAATCTCGAAGGACTCCCGCCCGGACCCCCGCATCAGCTGCCGGAACTTGCGGGCGTGTGCCTGCAAATCATGCGGATGAATCATGGCATCGAAACGCAGCTGGCGCAATTCCAGGGTGCTGTAGCCAAGCAGTTCGCACAGCATCGGGTTGGCATAGATAAAGGTGCCCCGGCGAGAGAATGCCCCCACCCCGACAGGGGCGTGATCCAGCACCAGACTCAGGATGCGCTGGTTTTCGCGCAGTTCTCGCTGGATCTGCAGCTGCCGGGTCACATCGCGGAACACCACTACCCCGCCGGTTATCTCGTGAGCAGCATCGCGTATCGGCGCCCCGTTCTCGGACACCGAGCGGCGATTACCGCGGCGGGTTACCATCTCGCGGGTTTCGGTACTGGAGTTCTGCCCGGTCTGCAGTACCATCATCAGCGAGCAGTCCACCGGCGCGCCGCTCACGGTATCCCGCAGCTGCACAACCTCGCGCAGGGGACGTCCGATGGCCTCGTGCTGACGCCACTCGGTGAGCTCTTCGGCAACCCGATTCATCCGGGTAACACACCCTTCGTCATCGGTGGCAATAATACCGTCACCAATGCTGTAAAGGGTTCGATACAGATTCTCGCTCAGGTTCTGCAGCATCTGCTCGGTTTGGCGGATTGAGGTTATGTCATGCATCACTATCTGGAATCCGAACTCCATGTCCAGGTACTGTGGGTGGATACTTACATCGACATAGCGCATCCCGCGCTCGGTCGGGTGCGACGGCAGTTCCAGGGTAATCTCCACGGTTTCACCATCGACTGCACGCTCCAGCAGCGGGGTGATCTCCTCCTCGGGGGCACTGCGCAGCAGCACATCCCGTACATCGCTGCCAATCAGCACATCACGGCCAAGCTGCAGGAACACCTCGGTGCGTTGATTGCACTCCAGTATCTTCAGTCCGTTGGTAAGAATAATGGCATCCCGCGAGTCGGAAAACAGCCGCCGGAAGCGATCCTCGGACTCCTCCTGTCGAAAGCGGGCGGTTCGCAGACTGGTCAGCATTCGCTGCAGCCCGTCAAAGATCATCTGGCCCTCGCGCCAGTAGGGAGACTGAGGATACACGGCTGCCAGCGACTCGTTGGGGTCCTTGGCGATACGGGTGAATACTATCGAGAGGGTGTGCGACAGGCGGGTGAGCGGGCGCAACGCACCAACCAGCACCAGAATCGCTGCAGCAACCAGCAGCGCGCCGATCAGAATCGAGCGGATAACGACCGTTACCACCGCATCAATGATATCAGTAGTAAACAGCCCGGTGCCGACGTACAGATTCAGTTCGGGGATCCCGCGAACATAGGCAATCTTTTCGCGCTGGCCGCTATCGGAATCGACCTGATAGGTGACAAATCCGCGACCCTCAGGACTGCGGGCGATCGCTGCCATTCGTCGCAGCACATCGGGCGTATGCCCACGATAGGCCTCGACCGGCTGCATGCCTGCACCGTACACGGCTGCCGGCAGGGTTATCGGGGCGATCTCGTAGGTCCCGACAAAGAAGAAATTGGGCACGC comes from the Spirochaeta africana DSM 8902 genome and includes:
- a CDS encoding YdcF family protein — its product is MRILLQFAASLLWPPGSLIILLILCSLLALRLRRRSVPAVLLGIAALLIYLLSIEPTAHGMLRNLESRSPGIDLTTSETASAISMREPGTGGAPAPVIVVLGADMQPGSPDGVALGSTSLTRSAGGLLLHRQTGARIIAAGGPAGIPWGSGSTAIGTNSQNRENHSTDTPAEAIAAWLAAAGIARDRITTEGSSRTTAEAARNIMQLLAADSPPVMLVTSAYHMPRALYSFREYQAPIVPVPVDYRANRTPIGLQSFLPDLAHLHNSTTALREFAILAAYAVGFWL
- a CDS encoding sigma-54-dependent transcriptional regulator, producing MLNVLILDDEDIIRTEVNEFLTNVGYSVYEADRPSRAMELLQQHEIDIMILDIKLPEKDGVEVLQDVKQLHPATEVIMITGHGDSDTVLQCMKRGAFDFFHKPIRLLEIRTAIERTERFLSLQTKLRHLERRFDAVSTDLQRSIADIVGSSEAIQGVIDTTLKAAASADTSVLITGESGSGKELVARVLHHASPRASRPYVPVNCSAIPDTLIESEFFGHRKGAFTGAIEDRAGYFEAAEGGTLFLDEIGDMPLAAQTKLLRVLEDRRVKRVGGTREVPVNLRVIAATNQDLPRMISDKAFRGDLYYRINTLEIRIPPLRERLADLQELISHFISDFNPRFRKQIRGISADALQKLSRYDFPGNVRELRGMVERAMILSDGPLLEADVLSLPSEARSSGPGFRSALAPLDRSPDSQETDPTVQPNSAEGLSAQRFQTEILPRQLAEVDQLEIGMVEEFERSLLAEALKRCQHNKSRTAQMLDISIHALGRRLRRLEMS
- a CDS encoding PAS domain S-box protein, which gives rise to MQLPAFLFSSRGRFNLAVVIVTISVLGVIGVQAFIHVDHYMELRRNELRRIVDVGVTSLRPILTEYQAGDIGFMQARNKILQGIRGLSYQEDGVPNFFFVGTYEIAPITLPAAVYGAGMQPVEAYRGHTPDVLRRMAAIARSPEGRGFVTYQVDSDSGQREKIAYVRGIPELNLYVGTGLFTTDIIDAVVTVVIRSILIGALLVAAAILVLVGALRPLTRLSHTLSIVFTRIAKDPNESLAAVYPQSPYWREGQMIFDGLQRMLTSLRTARFRQEESEDRFRRLFSDSRDAIILTNGLKILECNQRTEVFLQLGRDVLIGSDVRDVLLRSAPEEEITPLLERAVDGETVEITLELPSHPTERGMRYVDVSIHPQYLDMEFGFQIVMHDITSIRQTEQMLQNLSENLYRTLYSIGDGIIATDDEGCVTRMNRVAEELTEWRQHEAIGRPLREVVQLRDTVSGAPVDCSLMMVLQTGQNSSTETREMVTRRGNRRSVSENGAPIRDAAHEITGGVVVFRDVTRQLQIQRELRENQRILSLVLDHAPVGVGAFSRRGTFIYANPMLCELLGYSTLELRQLRFDAMIHPHDLQAHARKFRQLMRGSGRESFEIRYLRRNGEERYAVLRGGGVEVESRQGRPDFIVAIVQDVTEIKRAEHESHQKEQLLIQAEKLAALGELSAGMAHEINQPLTGISMAADNLQFLASGQIPGKQLGPEYVQEKTEHIHDYVDRIRSIIEHVRTFSREQLQEHVAPFQVEEAVRNALSLVTSQYRGHGIELQTGFSAVPMVCGNLYRLEQVVLNLLTNARDAVQERCRLFPEHRPVISLQIEAVPGGSPFEAPPLEPEDPAAAHAREHSADVPGAGAAARSAEPGSWVQITISDNGVGIPEDQLAQVFNPFFTTKPVDKGTGLGLSVAYGIVREMGGRIEFDSTAGSGTTARIFLPGLEA